Proteins encoded by one window of Flagellimonas lutaonensis:
- a CDS encoding efflux RND transporter permease subunit, translating to MRKVIEYFIKYHVAVNAIIVAFFIFGIVGALSLKSSFFPLTESKNILISITYPGASPQEVEEGIVLKIEDNLKGLQGVDRVTSASRENSGSINVEIEKGRDIDFMLLEVKNAVDRVPTFPSGMEPLVVSKLEAVRQTISFAISGENVPLATLKQIGRQIENDLRAIEGISQIELSGYPDEEIEIAVDENSLLAYNISFSEVAQAVGNANILVTGGNIKTEAEEYLIRANNRSYYGDELSNLIVRADASGKTIRLKDVATIRDRFSETPNATYFNGNLAVNVTITSTNSEDLIGAAEKVKEYIEDFNQKYENVQLNVISDLSKVLTQRTQLLTENAIMGMILVLVFLSLFLNTRLAFWVAFGLPIAFLGMFVFAPMLNVTINVLSLFGMIIVIGILVDDGIVIAENIYQHYEKGKNPIQAAIDGTMEVIPPIVSAIITTILAFSIFLFLDGRIGDFFGEVSVIVILTLVVSLVEALIILPAHLAHSKALQPQSNKPKKGIAKVFAKLRIINRMGDRAMVYMRDNWYSPALRFALDYKLLTFALFVMVLLLTFGSIGGGIIRTAFFPRIASDRVAIELQMPNGTPVTVTDSIISFIEEKAKIVNQELTDQYLKDTDKQLFENVIKNIGPGSSAATLVINLLPGEERPDEIRADMVTGRLRELVGPVVGVESLIYGSGGNFGGDPVSVSLLGNNIDELKAAKQELKVALEDNALLKDVADNDPAGIKEVRLKLKENAYLLGLDLRSVMNQVRAGFFGVQAQRFQRGQDEIRVWVRYDRDNRASIVDLDEMRILTPSGSRVPLKEIANYSIERGEVAINHLDGQREIRISADLKNPDETSAPDIMAWIKNEVMPEIQSKYPSITASYEGQNRERNKLMNSLNFVGLTVLFLIYITIAFTFRSFSQPLLLLILVPFSLPAVAWGHWLHGFPINILSMLGIIALIGIMVNDGLVLIGKFNGNLRRGMTFDEAIFEAGRSRFRAIFLTSVTTIAGLAPLLVEKSRQAQFLKPMAISIAYGIGFATVLTLIMLPLLLSFNNNVKVFGKWLKTGRKVSKEEVERAIKEQIEEKHLTAQGIHSINGEEKSDQDKKEHSTELEDTLK from the coding sequence ATGAGAAAGGTCATTGAATATTTTATAAAGTACCATGTGGCGGTGAATGCCATTATCGTGGCATTTTTCATCTTTGGTATTGTTGGGGCCTTATCATTAAAATCCTCATTTTTTCCGCTAACGGAATCGAAGAACATTCTCATCAGCATTACGTACCCGGGGGCCTCTCCCCAAGAGGTGGAAGAGGGTATCGTGCTTAAGATAGAAGACAACCTAAAGGGGTTGCAAGGCGTTGATAGGGTCACTTCCGCATCCCGTGAAAACTCTGGATCCATAAATGTTGAAATCGAAAAGGGAAGAGATATAGATTTCATGTTGCTCGAGGTAAAGAATGCCGTTGATAGGGTTCCTACTTTTCCATCGGGCATGGAGCCCTTGGTGGTATCCAAATTAGAAGCGGTCAGGCAGACCATCAGTTTTGCGATAAGCGGTGAAAATGTGCCATTGGCTACCTTAAAACAGATTGGGCGACAGATTGAAAACGATTTAAGGGCCATTGAAGGAATCTCTCAAATTGAGTTGTCGGGGTATCCTGACGAAGAAATAGAGATTGCGGTTGACGAGAACAGCCTTCTTGCCTATAACATTTCTTTCAGTGAAGTGGCGCAGGCCGTTGGCAACGCCAATATTTTGGTGACCGGGGGCAATATCAAGACCGAGGCTGAAGAGTATTTGATTCGTGCGAACAATCGTTCGTACTACGGTGACGAGCTTTCAAACCTTATTGTTAGGGCCGATGCCTCTGGCAAAACTATCCGACTGAAAGATGTGGCAACCATTCGTGACCGTTTTTCAGAAACCCCCAACGCAACCTATTTCAACGGAAATCTTGCGGTCAATGTCACCATTACCAGTACCAACAGCGAGGATCTGATAGGTGCTGCAGAAAAGGTCAAGGAGTATATAGAAGACTTTAACCAGAAGTATGAGAATGTTCAACTGAATGTAATCAGCGACCTGTCTAAAGTACTTACACAGCGGACCCAACTTTTGACGGAGAACGCCATTATGGGTATGATTTTGGTGTTGGTGTTTCTGTCTCTGTTCTTGAACACAAGATTGGCATTTTGGGTTGCTTTCGGATTGCCCATAGCCTTCTTGGGAATGTTTGTGTTTGCCCCCATGCTCAATGTAACCATCAATGTGCTGTCGCTGTTCGGTATGATCATCGTTATTGGTATTTTGGTGGATGATGGAATCGTCATAGCAGAAAATATATACCAGCATTACGAGAAAGGTAAAAACCCCATTCAGGCTGCCATAGACGGCACCATGGAAGTAATACCGCCCATAGTATCGGCCATTATCACCACTATTTTGGCATTTTCAATCTTCCTCTTTTTAGATGGGCGTATAGGTGATTTCTTCGGCGAGGTTTCGGTCATCGTCATTTTGACCCTTGTGGTGTCGTTGGTCGAGGCGCTCATTATATTACCGGCTCACTTGGCGCATTCAAAGGCACTACAGCCTCAGAGCAACAAACCCAAAAAGGGCATTGCAAAGGTCTTTGCCAAATTGCGGATCATCAACAGAATGGGCGATAGGGCCATGGTGTATATGCGCGATAACTGGTACAGCCCTGCCTTGCGCTTTGCACTTGACTATAAGTTGTTGACCTTTGCGCTTTTTGTTATGGTGTTGTTGTTGACCTTTGGCTCCATTGGGGGAGGCATCATCAGAACGGCATTTTTTCCGCGCATTGCAAGTGACCGGGTGGCCATTGAGCTGCAAATGCCAAATGGAACGCCGGTAACGGTGACAGACTCTATCATAAGTTTCATTGAAGAAAAAGCCAAAATTGTCAACCAAGAACTGACAGATCAATACCTTAAGGATACAGACAAGCAGCTTTTCGAGAACGTGATAAAGAACATTGGGCCCGGCTCATCTGCCGCGACACTGGTCATAAACCTGCTTCCTGGAGAAGAACGGCCAGATGAAATTAGGGCCGATATGGTCACCGGTAGGCTACGTGAATTGGTTGGCCCTGTAGTTGGGGTCGAAAGCTTGATCTATGGTTCGGGCGGCAATTTTGGAGGTGATCCTGTCTCGGTATCACTTCTGGGCAATAATATTGATGAATTGAAAGCGGCAAAGCAAGAATTGAAAGTGGCCCTTGAGGACAATGCCCTGTTGAAGGATGTTGCCGACAATGACCCTGCAGGCATCAAGGAAGTAAGGCTTAAACTTAAGGAGAATGCCTATTTGTTGGGGTTAGACCTACGCTCGGTCATGAATCAAGTACGGGCAGGCTTTTTTGGGGTGCAGGCGCAAAGATTTCAAAGGGGTCAAGATGAGATTCGCGTATGGGTGCGGTACGACCGCGACAACCGTGCCTCTATTGTCGATTTGGACGAGATGCGTATTTTAACCCCTTCGGGCAGTCGCGTTCCCCTAAAAGAGATTGCCAACTATAGTATTGAAAGGGGTGAGGTAGCTATCAATCACCTCGATGGACAACGTGAAATAAGAATTTCTGCTGACCTCAAAAATCCTGATGAGACCAGTGCCCCCGATATCATGGCATGGATCAAAAATGAGGTAATGCCCGAAATACAGTCAAAATACCCTTCGATTACGGCATCGTATGAAGGGCAGAACCGAGAACGCAATAAGTTGATGAACTCATTGAACTTTGTGGGTTTGACGGTCCTGTTCTTGATATACATAACCATCGCGTTTACCTTTAGAAGCTTTAGCCAGCCCCTTTTATTGTTGATTCTTGTGCCCTTCAGTTTGCCAGCGGTCGCTTGGGGGCATTGGCTGCATGGTTTCCCCATCAATATTTTGTCAATGCTGGGCATCATAGCCCTTATTGGTATCATGGTCAACGATGGGCTGGTACTGATAGGCAAGTTCAATGGCAACCTTAGAAGGGGAATGACCTTTGATGAGGCAATTTTTGAAGCGGGTCGTTCACGCTTTAGGGCCATATTCTTGACCTCGGTCACCACCATTGCCGGTTTGGCCCCTTTGTTGGTCGAAAAAAGCCGTCAAGCCCAGTTTTTGAAGCCCATGGCCATTTCTATTGCCTACGGTATTGGTTTTGCGACCGTACTGACGTTGATAATGTTGCCTCTGCTGCTATCATTCAACAATAATGTAAAAGTATTCGGCAAGTGGCTGAAAACCGGTAGAAAGGTCTCAAAGGAAGAAGTGGAGCGGGCCATTAAGGAACAAATTGAAGAGAAGCACCTGACTGCGCAGGGCATTCATTCCATAAATGGCGAAGAAAAATCCGATCAAGATAAAAAAGAACATTCAACCGAATTAGAAGACACCTTGAAATGA
- a CDS encoding efflux RND transporter periplasmic adaptor subunit produces the protein MRKVILSVLAGIVIIVASILGARLIANSKKDNRPKPQKVVKTVFVDTVKNGLVPIIIPANGNLMAKRRVELFAEVQGVFRNGSRLFRTGQQYRKGEVLIKIDASEHYASVQSAKSNLYNLITSIMPDLQLDYPEHFGKWQDYLANFDLSKPTPELPEITSEKEKYFITGRGVLSSYYNVKNLEQRLSKYTIYAPFDGVLTEALVTEGTLVRAGQKLGEFINTGVYELQVAVSKTYGDFLKVNEKVTLHNLDKTQKYEGKVVRINGRVDQASQTITVFIEVRDDQLREGQYLEANLNAKQEENAIEIDRSLLLENNQVFVVRDSVLDVIDVKPVYFGEKTVVVKNIPDNTPIVAKPVTGAYPGMLVKVFEEKDQTALQ, from the coding sequence ATGCGGAAAGTAATTCTATCGGTTCTCGCCGGAATCGTAATAATCGTTGCCTCGATACTAGGGGCACGTTTGATAGCAAACAGTAAAAAAGATAACAGACCAAAGCCACAGAAAGTGGTGAAGACGGTTTTTGTCGATACGGTAAAGAATGGCCTGGTTCCGATTATAATTCCGGCGAACGGCAATTTGATGGCCAAACGAAGGGTCGAGTTGTTCGCTGAGGTGCAGGGCGTCTTTAGAAATGGCAGTAGATTGTTTAGAACGGGCCAGCAATACAGAAAAGGCGAAGTGCTCATTAAAATTGACGCTTCTGAACACTATGCCAGCGTACAATCGGCCAAGAGCAACCTATACAATCTGATTACTTCCATAATGCCCGACCTGCAATTAGACTACCCTGAGCACTTTGGAAAGTGGCAAGATTACCTTGCCAACTTTGACTTGTCAAAACCTACACCCGAACTGCCTGAAATAACATCTGAAAAAGAAAAGTATTTCATCACCGGACGTGGAGTATTAAGCAGCTATTACAACGTTAAAAACCTTGAGCAACGCCTTTCGAAATATACCATTTATGCTCCTTTTGATGGTGTTTTGACAGAAGCCTTGGTTACTGAGGGGACCTTGGTAAGGGCAGGGCAGAAGTTGGGTGAGTTTATAAACACGGGTGTGTACGAGCTACAGGTTGCCGTTAGTAAGACGTATGGTGATTTTTTAAAAGTGAACGAGAAGGTTACGCTCCATAACTTGGATAAAACCCAAAAGTATGAGGGTAAGGTAGTGCGGATCAACGGTAGGGTCGACCAAGCCTCCCAGACCATAACAGTGTTTATTGAGGTAAGGGATGATCAATTGAGAGAAGGCCAATACCTCGAGGCAAATTTGAACGCCAAGCAAGAAGAGAATGCCATAGAAATTGACCGATCGTTACTGCTTGAGAACAATCAGGTTTTTGTGGTTCGGGACTCCGTTTTGGATGTGATCGATGTAAAGCCGGTCTATTTTGGCGAAAAGACGGTGGTGGTCAAGAATATTCCCGATAATACTCCAATCGTTGCCAAACCCGTGACAGGGGCCTATCCCGGTATGTTGGTCAAGGTGTTTGAAGAAAAAGATCAAACCGCTTTGCAATGA